The following proteins are encoded in a genomic region of Hypanus sabinus isolate sHypSab1 unplaced genomic scaffold, sHypSab1.hap1 scaffold_886, whole genome shotgun sequence:
- the LOC132390407 gene encoding zinc finger protein 665-like, whose protein sequence is MAHQRVHTRGRPFTCTVCGKGFTASSNLQRHQRVHTGEKPFTCSVCGKRFTQSSNLQSHQQVHTGEKPFTCSDCGKSFTRSSRLLAHQSVHTGEKPFTCSVCGKGFTQSSHLLRHQRVHNRERPFTCSVCRKGFTDSSALQSHQRVHTGERPFICSVCGKGFTHSSHVQNHQRVHTREKPFTCSECGKGFTQSSDLQRHQKVHTGEKLFTCSECGKGFTLSSYLQRHQRFHTGEKPFTCSVCGKGFTESSTLQRHQRVHTGEKPFTCSICGKRFTDSSHLQSHQRVHTGEKPFTCSDCGKSFTRSSQLLAHQSVHTGVKPYTCSVCGKGFTLSSTLLVHQRVHTGEKPFTCSDCGKGFTHSSSLQSHQRVHTGEKPFTCSVCGKRFTRSSHLQRHQRVHTGEKPFTCSVCGKRFTRSSYLQRHQRVHTGEKPFFCSVCGRGFTQSSHIQNQRVHTGKKLFTCSDCG, encoded by the coding sequence atggcacaccagcgtgttcacaccagggggcggccattcacctgcacagtctgcgggaagggtttcactgcatcatccaacctacagagacatcagcgagttcacactggggagaagccattcacctgctcagtctgtgggaagagattcactcagtcatccaacctacagagtcatcagcaagttcacactggggagaagccgttcacctgctcagactgtgggaagagtttcactcggtcatcccgactactggcacaccagtcagttcatactggggagaagccattcacctgctcagtctgtgggaagggattcactcagtcatcccacctactgagacatcagcgagttcacaacagggagaggccgttcacctgttcagtctgtaggaagggattcactgattcatccgccctacagagtcatcagcgagttcacactggggagaggccattcatctgttcagtctgtgggaagggattcactcattcatcccatgtacagaatcatcagcgagttcacacaagggagaagccgttcacctgctcagaatgtgggaagggattcactcagtcatctgacctgcagagacatcagaaagttcacactggggagaagctgttcacctgctcagaatgtgggaagggattcacactgtcatcctacctacagagacatcaacgatttcacactggggagaagccatttacctgctcagtctgtgggaagggattcactgagtcatccacactacagagacatcagagagttcacactggggagaagccgttcacctgttcaatctgtgggaagagattcactgattcatcccacctacagagtcatcagcgagttcacactggagagaagccattcacctgctcagactgtgggaagagtttcactcggtcatcccaactactggcacaccagtcagttcatactggcgtgaagccatacacctgctcagtctgtgggaagggattcactctgtcatcgaccttactggtacatcagcgagtgcacacaggggagaagccgttcacctgctcagactgtgggaagggattcactcattcatccagcctacagagtcatcagcgagttcacactggagagaagccgttcacctgctcagtctgtgggaagagattcactcggtcatcccacctacagagacatcagcgagttcacactggagagaagccgttcacctgctcagtctgtgggaagagattcactcggtcatcctacctacagagacaccagcgagttcacactggggagaagccgttcttctgctcagtctgtgggaggggattcactcagtcatcccacatACAgaatcagcgagttcacactgggaagaagctgttcacctgctcagactgtgggtag